A window of Chrysoperla carnea chromosome 3, inChrCarn1.1, whole genome shotgun sequence genomic DNA:
aaatttcattttttttattagataaaataagatttgtaagtaaaaaatgaGTTCAAATTAATCCATTGACAAACTGGAGGCATGGcaccaaataatattttgttctcGTAACTAAACGTCATATTCGAGATTATCTacgaatttattatattgaaatggTTGATCTATAAAGAAAGGTAAGAAATACACAAGAAGAACAGATGATAGTTTTTGTATACATTCAGACATACACATGTGAGTAGAGTAGTATATGTGAATTAAAATGGAGTGGGGAGCATTCAACCTAACTACCTTCTTTCACATGAATACACACTATTGTAGCCAAACAATCTctcatatatacaaacaaaatgcCACTATAGTATCTAAAAACAAGTTCTTGGACACATAATACACATACTTACTTATTGCAAGTAGAGGTAGACTAGAGTCACTAGTAGAGTACTCAGTCATATCACCAGAGAATCTCTTCTATTTAGTTTAGTTACTGAATAGCTTTTGATGACCACTAAACCATAGTTTACTTTCATGGCAGAGACTACGGCGTTTGTTGTGAACAGAGCATAGTTAAAGTTTACAACCGGCACAAATCATGAATATGAATTCAACTacgattgttttttaaaaacagaCATTTAAGTTTATGCAATTGACATTTAAGTTGGTGcgattgtgttttgtttttttttttaacttgacatttaaGTTTGTGcgattgtttttttgtttaaaaatgatttaagcagtgtgtttttataaaaaacggtGTCAGTGTGTATTGCATGTGTTTTTAATGCGGTGTATGTATGCATCTCTGCGGATGACAGAGACTCAATAAGagataaaatattcaaacacgtggtttttatgttgttattacttttataaactttaaaatatgacaaaaataatgcaagaattatatcaattaaaatattttccattattaatattatttttaataattaatcaatgtGAAACTGttacaaaaactacaaaaacaaTAGCGATATCACGATGCTGTCATCGTGGtgaaattaccaaaattttcgataacgATTTACAGTGTATACAAAATATCGACAGTGAATGGAAACCTCGTATTTATTCGAAACGAAAACAAGCGTCATTATCACGTACACCATCGAGTTGGACTATTGTGGAAGCTAGTCGTCCTGATTGTGGATTTTATAATGCAACAGTTGTAAAATCcgataattatgtatttttagagagtggaaatattttttataatgatgtGAAAATACCACGGGATCGGTTTTGTATTGAAAATGATGCTGCGTTAATATGTTTAGAAGATGCGATAATGCCTCAAAATATTTACGCTGGTTCAGATCAGCATACACAAGAAGTACGAGTGAAGAAATGCTGTGGTCAGGGAGGAATTTATAGCCCATCGAAAAAAAGTTGCATCGTGCATACGTCACATGAAGCTATTACACTAGATTCGAAACAAAATGTTTCCTACCAAATGATTGGAGGTTTTCCAATTTGTCCCAACGATTCAGTCGGTTTTGTAAAACATGGTCAAGTGAATTTATTTGACCTAATGCCAGATGGAAGCTTTCACGGTAAAATTGGTTCTACAATCCTTCAAACCGGTTTATATTGTGTGgaatattttttggatattgatgatacaaaaaTTCCACATATTTTAGCATGTCCGGATTTATCCGCGGAATATAGTAGTGAGTCAAGTGATTGGAGCTTAAAATTATATGCGATTGGTTTAATTATTTCagtgatatttttaattgctaCGTTAGCTACCGGTTTCTTGTTACCTTCTAGTCATCATGTGTTACACTGGCGGTGTCAAACTAATTATGTGACGTGTTTGTTAATTGGTGATTTTTGTTTAGCTGTTACAAAATTAGCTGGACATAAATTAGTTGGTACTGCTTGTCTAACAATTGGTaagatttattcatttattcattataatatttattagatttatttataattatgaaaatcgaTTTCAGTATAAAAACCcaatagaatttataaaaaatgcataatcGTTCAACTTaaacttatattatatttgagaTATGAaccgaaatttttaaaacgtgtgtgaattaaggtagtactatcggtaatagactttgcattcagaatttaatgaaacttggtatagttgtccattattatatcataatattaaccagttaaattgttagaggccttcagagaactgaaaatctgaacgtccagtttatgtgtattaaaataaaatctgtgatttcccataaggatcaatgtttaaatatcttcaaaatatctttttttcagttctctgaaggtccctaaaaatttaactggttaattatgatataataatgaactactatgccaagtttcattaaattctgaatgcaaagtctattaccgatagtactaccttaagaactTCTATCatggtttcattcaaaaaatcaaacattaaaataagtttttgatttcggttttaacttttatttagttttatcgaGAAGGGCTAGGTTTCTCAACATGTGGGATAGATGGAATGTTCTGTATTTTTGAAGGGTGCAATAAATTATTCGTGGTTGAGTGGATACATAATatatggataaaatttttatggattttatgaaagtaataaaaatctgtttttatcCCTTTTGtcagtaataaaattatttccgaAAAATGTACCCTCATGCATAATttctattattgtaattattgtgATTTGCTTTCTCTTTTCACAATAAGTAagtgaagaaattttttatatgaacttttttggaaatatttataattttaaatctatgtcatattttatactttttgctattaaatattattttttttatataaacagtttttaacaattaataattgagGCTTAGAATCAAAAAAATCTGTAACTACTCTTCAGAACTTGATAAAAGATGTTCaatgattattttaagattttcaaaagctcaaaaattgacattgtgatgtcaatttttcgctagctatcacttttaattccggaaccaggactccacattcttgaaacctgtttgagctaggttaattttgatcacaaatttgaaaagaatgacccaaatttagtaggcttacatacttggtttatcaaaattggataaaatttggatgtgatagagcaaaataaatttttttggattctgatgacgtcataaagttaaaaaattcgattttttgatagcacaagcaaatttgatccgatctt
This region includes:
- the LOC123296983 gene encoding probable G-protein coupled receptor Mth-like 1 isoform X1 — protein: MTKIMQELYQLKYFPLLILFLIINQCETVTKTTKTIAISRCCHRGEITKIFDNDLQCIQNIDSEWKPRIYSKRKQASLSRTPSSWTIVEASRPDCGFYNATVVKSDNYVFLESGNIFYNDVKIPRDRFCIENDAALICLEDAIMPQNIYAGSDQHTQEVRVKKCCGQGGIYSPSKKSCIVHTSHEAITLDSKQNVSYQMIGGFPICPNDSVGFVKHGQVNLFDLMPDGSFHGKIGSTILQTGLYCVEYFLDIDDTKIPHILACPDLSAEYSSESSDWSLKLYAIGLIISVIFLIATLATGFLLPSSHHVLHWRCQTNYVTCLLIGDFCLAVTKLAGHKLVGTACLTIASVMHFFFLAAFFWLNTMCFNIWWTFRDLRPASLEKGQEACRLRLYEIYAWGVPLLIAGTGAIVNRLPEEEGYNFLRPRFGEKDCWFYGDMEIFTYFFGPIGVLLAINLVLFGLTARELTCGLWKREVVKSNTERTLISRAALGRVCLKLVVVMGVSWGADVLSWAAGGPKELWYLTDIINTLQGLFIFIVIGCQPQGWAAMKRMWCLLSRNVSGATGNGNHHSSSSHGLPSLGDSITNHTITNTTNVSCKSSMPLETSC
- the LOC123296983 gene encoding probable G-protein coupled receptor Mth-like 1 isoform X2; translation: MTKIMQELYQLKYFPLLILFLIINQCETVTKTTKTIAISRCCHRGEITKIFDNDLQCIQNIDSEWKPRIYSKRKQASLSRTPSSWTIVEASRPDCGFYNATVVKSDNYVFLESGNIFYNDVKIPRDRFCIENDAALICLEDAIMPQNIYAGSDQHTQEVRVKKCCGQGGIYSPSKKSCIVHTSHEAITLDSKQNVSYQMIGGFPICPNDSVGFVKHGQVNLFDLMPDGSFHGKIGSTILQTGLYCVEYFLDIDDTKIPHILACPDLSAEYSSESSDWSLKLYAIGLIISVIFLIATLATGFLLPSSHHVLHWRCQTNYVTCLLIGDFCLAVTKLAGHKLVGTACLTIASVMHFFFLAAFFWLNTMCFNIWWTFRDLRPASLEKGQEACRLRLYEIYAWGVPLLIAGTGAIVNRLPEEEGYNFLRPRFGEKDCWFYGDMEIFTYFFGPIGVLLAINLVLFGLTARELTCGLWKREVVKSNTERAALGRVCLKLVVVMGVSWGADVLSWAAGGPKELWYLTDIINTLQGLFIFIVIGCQPQGWAAMKRMWCLLSRNVSGATGNGNHHSSSSHGLPSLGDSITNHTITNTTNVSCKSSMPLETSC